The genomic stretch tttaaatataatctaaGCAAATCGGAAGAACAGGCAATCAAAGAATTACTCCACGACGATGACATAGTAATTCGCCCTGCCGACAAGGGGTCGGGGATAGTGATAATGGACAGGGAAGACTATGTCAAGAAGCTGAAGTGTGAAATGTCGGACAGTGAGACATACGTCGCGGTGACGGATGATAAAACAAAGATTGTGGAAAACAAAGTGAAGAAAGTGGCCGATACCCTATACAAGAAGGGCTCAATCGACAGTGACCTTAAAAGGTATCTCACCAGCGGCGGTGGAACTTCCGGTAAGCTTCAGGGCAACCCGAAGCTTCATAAACCTGGGATGCCTCTCCGCACTTTTGTAAACGGCCGCAATCACCCGACAGAGAAGATGGCGGAAATAGTGGAGAATGAATTACGCGatcatgtgacgtcacttccgtcgtatgtgagagacacaaccgacttcctaaacaaaataacacagatACAGCAGCCGTTACCAGACGGTACcatcatattttgtttggatGTGAAGGCTCTTTACCCCAGCGTACCAAGAGAAGAAGCCCGTGCTGCAGTATTTGAAGCTCTCAATCGGCGAGTGCAACCGGAAGTACCAACCAACGACATGATCACAATGATGGACACTGTTctaaataacaacaccatttcaTTCAATGGAGACCACTACATGCAAAATGAAGGAACTGCTATAGGATCGCACTTAGGAATGAATTACGCATCGACCTACATGGGAGCCTGGGAGACagagttattttcaaaatcaaacaaacatcCAATAGCCTACTTCCGGTTTGTTGATGATGTTTGGGGCTTGTGGACACATGGTTTGGGGGCACTAAAGACATTCCATGCGGTTGCAAATGAAATCCATCCACGAATACAGCTAGAGCTCCGTTACTCCACAGAGCAGCTCGAATTTCTAGACACCATGACGTCTATTCGAAAAGGAAGGCTGGTTTCAGACCTATATACCAAACCAACAGATCGGCACCTCTACCTGCACATGGACTCGTCGCATACCGAGTCTACGAAGAAGGCCATTCCGTACGGCTTAGGTATGAGGCTAAAAAGAATATGTTTGGAAGAGACGGACTACAAAATACACAGAGATGAGATAAAAGAGCAACTACAGAAGCGAGGATACAATGGCCGATTCGTCGAGACAGAGCTGAAGAAAGTTGATAACAAGAAGCGAGAAAATCTGCTGCATACAAAAGTGCCTTCAAAAAGTAAttccagggtaccgctcgttatcactttctccagagcgctaccaaatgtcggccatatcctccggaaacaccTGCCAACACTCCACATTTCAGATCATATGAAAAACGTTTTTcctgaacccccgttagcagcattcagaagagactgcaaccttcaagacatattggttcataaaaagCACAACCGGATGTTTTTCCGAGTTCAcaacaggagcggaccttgtgaggcacagaggtgcgcaatctgtccatacatgatggaggctgaaaagttcagcgacaccaccggaaaaagctacaatgtgcggaacgaggtcacctgcaaatccaccaatgtagtctacgctgtacactgcgaacggtgtaagaccttcgtatacgtaggagaaacgggagataccttgtaccagcgacatcttcttaacctgtcccgcatacggactcgacacaacgacccggtagccgagcacttctacacaaacggccacagcgtcgcagacttccgggtcatgggactcgaaaaattaaatggatccgacgagtaccggaagaccatcgaacaactttggaagcgcaaactgaggacgttcaaaccatatggactaaacacaaaagactaaaattggcgcgcaatgtaacgtgcgataatataacgtcacttccgctaaagatgatatgcttattcacaaataaacgccgctgaagaagaccgagaggtcgaaagctacggcaaatttaataaaagcgttttattttatataaacggctaaaagcgactttataatatatatatatatatatatatatatatatatatatatatatatatatatatatatatatatatatatatatatatatataattattattttgaaaacaactaAAACGCAATTTCTCgtgacaatacataaacattttaatgaattCCGCAGTTGTCAACACGTCGTTTTGTTTAAAAGGGACATTTATTGTAACTATatatgtcgtcccagataatgtGTCCATTTTCACCTTTTTATTTTTCACAAACTTTATAATTAAGCAACACAAGCTTAAATTTCCTTTGAGCACAAAAGTTTATT from Dreissena polymorpha isolate Duluth1 chromosome 10, UMN_Dpol_1.0, whole genome shotgun sequence encodes the following:
- the LOC127847949 gene encoding uncharacterized protein LOC127847949 produces the protein MDREDYVKKLKCEMSDSETYVAVTDDKTKIVENKVKKVADTLYKKGSIDSDLKRYLTSGGGTSGKLQGNPKLHKPGMPLRTFVNGRNHPTEKMAEIVENELRDHIQQPLPDGTIIFCLDVKALYPSVPREEARAAVFEALNRRVQPEVPTNDMITMMDTVLNNNTISFNGDHYMQNEGTAIGSHLGMNYASTYMGAWETELFSKSNKHPIAYFRFVDDVWGLWTHGLGALKTFHAVANEIHPRIQLELRYSTEQLEFLDTMTSIRKGRLVSDLYTKPTDRHLYLHMDSSHTESTKKAIPYGLGMRLKRICLEETDYKIHRDEIKEQLQKRGYNGRFVETELKKVDNKKRENLLHTKVPSKSNSRCYHAELEYT